A DNA window from Siniperca chuatsi isolate FFG_IHB_CAS linkage group LG6, ASM2008510v1, whole genome shotgun sequence contains the following coding sequences:
- the nppc gene encoding C-type natriuretic peptide, whose protein sequence is MNLSYLVACGLMVTLLSVRMGAKPLSQAQQKSLRSLLGEELAEFLESEERERRLDAVRSRIRLLRDLRMDTRARGMWARLLNDQPAPRKHKSGNKKGGSTSRSGCFGHKMDRIGTISGMGC, encoded by the exons ATGAACTTGTCGTATTTGGTAGCGTGTGGACTTATGGTCACCCTGCTTTCAGTAAGGATGGGGGCAAAACCTTTATCTCAGGCGCAGCAGAAG TCTCTTAGAAGTTTGCTGGGCGAGGAGCTGGCGGAGTTTCTGGAGtcggaggagagggagaggcggCTAGACGCTGTGCGCTCTCGGATACGGTTACTGCGAGATTTACGCATGGACACCCGGGCCAGAGGGATGTGGGCTCGTCTCCTTAACGACCAACCCGCACCCAGGAAGCACAAATCCGGAAACAAGAAAGGGGGTTCCACTTCGAGGAGTGGCTGCTTCGGACACAAGATGGACAGGATAGGAACCATCAGCGGCATGGGTTGCTAG